In a genomic window of Wyeomyia smithii strain HCP4-BCI-WySm-NY-G18 chromosome 1, ASM2978416v1, whole genome shotgun sequence:
- the LOC129717989 gene encoding UNC93-like protein — translation MHGGFDPDKNDSASLREKVKLSRNEKWRILKNITTVSFAFMVQFTAFQGTANLQSSINAKDGLGTVSLSVIYAALVVSCIFLPTLVIRKLTVKWTLCVSMLCYAPYIAAQFYPTFYTLVPAGMLVGLGAAPMWASKATYLTQLGQVYAKLTEQSVEAIIVRFFGFFFLAWQTAELWGNLISSLVLSSGAHGGTSVHDDNATFTDSALDKCGANFCVVETTDNANLQRPPDSEIFEISAIYLSCIIAAVVIIALFMDPLSRYGEKRRGSISAVEVSGVQLLSATFKQLKKINQQLLILITVFIGMEQAFIGAEFTQAYVSCALGIHQIGYVMICFGVVNAICSIIFGSIMKYIGRIVIILLGALVHGGVIIYCLFWKPHPDHPLVFFAISGLWGVGDAVWQTQINGIYGALFRRNKEAAFSNYRLWESAGFVIAYAYSTQLCARMKLYVLFAVLALGMVGYAIVEIRQAAKERRLKKLDETPKQQQTESDRKEIEEDDEKDELEEDIVVTHL, via the exons ATGCACGGAGGTTTTGATCCCGACAAG AACGACTCCGCTTCTTTGCGAGAGAAGGTTAAACTATCCAGAAACGAAAAATGGCGCATCTTGAAAAACATCACGACGGTTTCTTTTGCATTCATGGTTCAGTTTACGGCTTTCCAG GGAACAGCTAACCTACAGTCCTCGATCAATGCTAAAGATGGGCTAGGAACGGTTTCGCTTAGTGTTATTTATGCCGCGTTAGTAGTGTCCTGTATATTTCTACCCACGCTTGTGATCAGGAAACTGACAGTCAAATGGACACTGTGTGTTAGCATGCTCTGTTACGCGCCGTATATCGCTGCTCAGTTTTATCCGACATTCTATACGCTAGTTCCAGCAGGAATGCTAGTAGGTCTGGGTGCAGCTCCCATGTGGGCCAGTAAGGCTACTTATTTGACGCAGTTAGGCCAAGTATATGCTAAGCTGACCGAACAATCCGTCGAAGCCATTATAGTGCGTTTCTTCGGATTCTTCTTCCTTGCTTGGCAAACTGCTGAGTTGTGGGGAAATTTGATTTCCAGTTTAG TTCTTTCCAGTGGAGCCCATGGGGGCACCAGTGTGCACGATGACAACGCAACCTTCACGGATTCTGCACTGGATAAGTGCGGTGCTAATTTCTGTGTTGTTGAGACTACCGATAATGCTAACCTTCAGCGACCACCAGACTCGGAAATCTTCGAAATATCTGCAATCTATCTCTCATGCATTATTGCTGCTGTCGTGATCATTGCCCTTTTCATGGATCCTTTATCACG TTATGGTGAAAAGAGACGTGGATCGATTTCTGCAGTTGAAGTATCTGGTGTTCAATTGCTAAGTGCAACATTTAAGCAgttaaagaaaataaatcagCAATTGTTGATTTTGATTACCGTCTTCATCGGTATGGAACAAGCGTTTATCGGGGCAGAGTTTACCCAGGCCTACGTATCTTGTGCCCTAGGAATTCACCAAATTGGATATGTTATGATCTGTTTTGGTGTTGTGAACGCCATCTGTTCGATCATTTTTGGATCAATTATGAAGTACATAGGCCGTATCGTTATTATCTTGCTTG GTGCTCTTGTACATGGCGGGGTTATCATCTATTGCCTCTTTTGGAAGCCTCATCCCGATCACCCATTAGTGTTTTTCGCTATCTCAGGATTGTGGGGTGTAGGAGATGCCGTATGGCAGACTCAAATTAATG GTATCTACGGAGCACTGTTCCGGCGAAATAAGGAAGCCGCATTCTCCAACTATCGGCTTTGGGAATCTGCTGGTTTCGTGATTGCCTATGCCTATTCCACGCAGCTTTGTGCCCGTATGAAGTTGTACGTTTTGTTTGCGGTCTTAGCTCTTGGAATGGTAGGATATGCCATAGTTGAAATTCGACAGGCGGCGAAG gaACGTCGACTGAAGAAGCTTGACGAAACACCCAAGCAGCAGCAGACCGAATCCGATCGAAAAGAAATCGAAGAGGATGATGAGAAGGACGAGCTTGAAGAAGACATAGTCGTCACCCATCTGTGA